A genome region from Natronosalvus rutilus includes the following:
- a CDS encoding PadR family transcriptional regulator, producing MSEAQAITGEQSIARELTAFQRNILVILAKEPMYGLAIKRELEDYYGTEVNHGRLYPNLDELVDLGLVEKSELDKRTNQYELTDDGYEAVLDGLEWSLSKVVTGDDRADEIGEIIENSY from the coding sequence ATGTCAGAGGCACAAGCAATCACCGGCGAGCAGAGTATCGCACGCGAACTTACAGCGTTTCAGCGCAACATTCTGGTCATCCTGGCGAAGGAGCCAATGTACGGCCTGGCCATCAAGCGCGAGCTCGAGGACTACTACGGGACGGAGGTCAACCACGGTCGACTCTACCCCAACCTCGACGAACTCGTCGACCTGGGCCTGGTCGAAAAGAGTGAACTCGACAAGCGAACCAACCAGTACGAACTGACCGACGACGGCTACGAGGCCGTCCTCGACGGTCTCGAGTGGTCGCTTTCGAAGGTCGTCACGGGCGACGACCGCGCCGACGAGATCGGCGAGATCATCGAGAACAGTTACTGA
- a CDS encoding inorganic diphosphatase: protein MVNLWEDLETGPNAPETIYAVVECLKGERNKYEYDKDVPGVVLDRVLHSNVHYPSDYGFIPQSYYDDEDPFDVLVLVEDQTFPGCIIEARPVALMKMDDDGEQDDKVVAVPEEDPRYDHIQDLEDIPQQQRDEIDEFFSTYKNLEEGKEVETQGWEDKQAAYDAIEHAQDLYEEHFG, encoded by the coding sequence ATGGTCAATCTCTGGGAAGACCTCGAGACCGGACCGAACGCACCGGAAACGATCTACGCTGTCGTCGAGTGTCTCAAGGGCGAGCGAAACAAGTACGAGTACGACAAGGACGTGCCGGGCGTCGTCCTGGACCGAGTGCTCCACTCGAACGTCCACTACCCCTCGGACTACGGGTTCATCCCGCAGAGTTACTACGACGACGAGGATCCCTTCGACGTGCTCGTGCTCGTCGAGGACCAGACGTTCCCCGGCTGTATCATCGAGGCCCGTCCCGTCGCGCTCATGAAGATGGACGACGACGGCGAACAGGACGACAAAGTCGTCGCCGTCCCCGAGGAGGACCCCCGGTACGATCACATCCAGGACCTGGAGGACATCCCGCAACAGCAGCGTGACGAGATCGACGAGTTCTTCTCGACGTATAAGAACCTCGAGGAGGGCAAGGAAGTCGAGACACAGGGCTGGGAGGACAAGCAGGCTGCCTACGACGCGATCGAGCACGCCCAGGACCTCTACGAGGAGCACTTCGGATAG
- a CDS encoding alkaline phosphatase family protein, with translation MGLFDRLRGDENPRVAFIGIDGVPYSLLTNNRDRFPNFAALADEGTASEISSIVPPESSACWPALTTGVNPGETGVYGFQDREVGTYETYVPMGREVQATRLWDRVTEAGRKATVFNVPVTFPPQRDVQRMVSGFLSPDLEKAAFPDDVREYLESIDYRIDVNPKLGHEADKTDFIQDAHETLDARFEAFQHYLEADDWDLFFGVFMTTDRVNHFLFKDYERDGEYREEFLEFYEKLDDYIGRIRGLLPDDVTLIVASDHGFTSLDYEVHFNEWLHEEGWLSFDTDSPDELGDIADETRAYSFIPGRFYLNLEGREPRGSVPQEDYDAVRDELKAMLENLEGPDGRKVVDRVVEKETAFRGDHDDIAPDLVAIPAKGFDLKSGFKADSDIFTTGPRNGMHSFDDTSLFIDDPEATIEDADLYDVAPTILDLLEVDVKRSAFDGASLV, from the coding sequence ATGGGTCTGTTCGACCGATTGCGCGGCGATGAGAACCCGCGCGTCGCGTTTATCGGTATCGACGGTGTGCCGTACAGTCTGTTGACGAACAACCGCGATCGATTCCCCAACTTCGCCGCGCTCGCAGACGAGGGAACCGCGAGCGAGATCTCAAGCATCGTCCCTCCCGAATCGAGCGCCTGCTGGCCGGCACTCACGACTGGCGTCAACCCCGGTGAGACCGGCGTCTACGGCTTCCAGGACCGCGAGGTCGGCACCTACGAGACGTACGTGCCGATGGGACGAGAGGTACAGGCGACTCGCCTCTGGGACCGCGTAACGGAGGCGGGGCGCAAGGCAACCGTGTTCAACGTTCCCGTCACCTTTCCGCCACAGCGGGACGTCCAGCGGATGGTTTCGGGCTTTCTCTCCCCCGACCTCGAGAAGGCGGCCTTTCCCGACGACGTACGCGAGTACCTCGAGTCGATCGACTACCGCATCGACGTCAATCCGAAACTCGGCCACGAGGCGGACAAGACCGACTTCATCCAGGACGCCCACGAGACGCTCGACGCCCGCTTCGAGGCGTTCCAACACTACCTCGAGGCGGACGACTGGGACCTCTTCTTCGGCGTCTTCATGACGACCGACCGGGTGAACCACTTCCTGTTCAAGGACTACGAGCGCGACGGCGAGTACAGGGAGGAGTTCCTCGAGTTCTACGAGAAACTCGACGACTACATCGGGCGCATTCGCGGCCTCCTGCCGGACGACGTGACGCTGATCGTCGCCTCCGATCACGGATTCACCAGCCTCGACTACGAGGTCCACTTCAACGAGTGGCTCCACGAGGAGGGGTGGCTCTCCTTCGACACCGACAGCCCGGACGAACTGGGCGACATCGCCGACGAGACGCGCGCGTACTCGTTCATCCCCGGCCGCTTCTACCTCAATCTCGAGGGTCGAGAACCGCGCGGGTCGGTCCCACAGGAGGACTACGACGCGGTTCGCGACGAACTGAAGGCCATGCTCGAGAACCTTGAGGGTCCCGACGGTCGGAAGGTGGTCGACCGCGTCGTCGAGAAGGAGACGGCGTTCCGCGGCGACCACGACGACATCGCACCGGACCTCGTGGCGATTCCGGCTAAGGGCTTCGACCTCAAGTCGGGGTTCAAAGCCGACAGCGACATCTTCACCACGGGCCCGCGTAACGGGATGCACAGCTTCGACGATACCAGCCTCTTCATCGACGACCCCGAGGCCACCATCGAGGACGCTGACCTCTACGACGTCGCCCCGACGATCCTCGACCTGCTCGAGGTCGACGTCAAGCGGTCGGCCTTCGACGGTGCGAGCCTGGTATAG
- a CDS encoding DUF371 domain-containing protein — protein sequence MTEVVHARGHEHVSARHASTFEITTDDYLTPAGDCILAIDADRAPADFDPDFVEACRDANAVITVTIKAAEHTESVTGRGDPDLEFASERSAVGRTSEYVDERTVLFEADFAAEGFDRDLVAALADGTDARVTFTVSPE from the coding sequence CTGACGGAGGTCGTCCACGCCCGCGGCCACGAGCACGTCTCCGCCCGACACGCGAGCACCTTCGAGATCACGACCGACGACTACCTCACGCCAGCCGGCGACTGCATCCTCGCCATCGACGCCGACCGCGCCCCTGCCGACTTCGATCCGGACTTCGTCGAAGCCTGTCGGGACGCCAACGCGGTAATCACCGTCACCATCAAGGCCGCCGAACACACCGAGAGCGTGACGGGGCGAGGGGACCCCGACCTCGAGTTCGCCAGCGAGCGCAGTGCCGTCGGACGAACCAGTGAGTACGTCGACGAGCGGACGGTCCTGTTCGAGGCTGACTTCGCCGCCGAGGGGTTCGACCGCGACCTGGTGGCAGCCCTCGCCGACGGCACTGACGCGCGGGTGACGTTTACCGTGTCACCGGAGTGA
- a CDS encoding MFS transporter: MSRTEISAPIARYYLFQATDSVGFIWPVFTLFLLWKDLTFAQIGTLGAVSALLVVVLEVPTGYVADRLGRRNALAIGMAAMTLSIAGFVVADSFLSFLVLYAVWSVSLAFQSGTADAWLYETLRAKDDEGTEADFTRIRGRGGSVHQWVSAVTMIGGGFLYAIEPTYPFLASAALNGAGVAVVLTMPKNAQFDGTSETNVADSPGVLETLSMLRRLFAGPSFRVFVPLVALFFALVNVADTYIQPITVDVLNDASPVSTLAGSLPEEAALGFLYAGFAVLAAITSYHAETVRSLVGLRTALLTVPVVTAATVLAPAVVPVLAIPVFFGMKGARALYEPLVNQYLNDRSASVGRATVLSAASMGYALVRVPLKPLAGFVADLTSPITLLALLGGGFLAFALPLVALRSPIPETACSSEERPPLQDAPVDGQQSGRD, translated from the coding sequence ATGAGTCGAACCGAAATTTCCGCGCCCATCGCCAGGTACTATCTCTTTCAGGCTACCGATTCGGTCGGCTTCATCTGGCCGGTGTTCACCCTGTTCTTGCTCTGGAAGGATCTCACCTTCGCCCAGATCGGGACGCTCGGGGCCGTTTCGGCGCTGCTCGTCGTCGTCCTCGAGGTGCCGACGGGCTACGTCGCGGACCGACTCGGTCGTCGAAACGCGCTTGCGATTGGAATGGCGGCGATGACGCTGTCTATTGCCGGGTTCGTCGTCGCCGATTCGTTCCTCTCGTTTCTGGTTCTCTACGCCGTCTGGTCGGTCTCGCTCGCGTTTCAGTCCGGAACCGCGGACGCCTGGCTCTACGAGACGCTTCGAGCGAAAGACGACGAGGGAACCGAGGCGGATTTCACTCGCATCCGTGGTCGAGGCGGGTCGGTCCACCAGTGGGTCTCCGCGGTGACGATGATCGGTGGCGGCTTCCTGTACGCGATCGAGCCGACCTATCCGTTTCTCGCTTCGGCAGCGCTCAACGGCGCTGGCGTGGCCGTGGTGCTCACCATGCCGAAGAACGCCCAGTTCGATGGCACCAGTGAGACGAACGTGGCGGACTCTCCTGGCGTACTCGAGACGCTCTCGATGCTTCGACGGCTGTTCGCGGGCCCATCGTTTCGCGTCTTCGTCCCACTCGTCGCCCTGTTTTTCGCGCTGGTCAACGTGGCAGACACCTACATTCAGCCGATCACCGTCGACGTGTTGAACGACGCATCGCCAGTGTCGACCCTCGCCGGATCCCTGCCGGAGGAAGCTGCGCTCGGATTCCTCTACGCTGGATTCGCCGTCCTCGCGGCTATCACGAGTTATCACGCGGAAACCGTTCGATCCTTGGTGGGCCTCCGCACGGCGCTGCTGACGGTCCCGGTGGTGACCGCCGCGACCGTGCTTGCCCCTGCCGTCGTTCCGGTACTCGCCATTCCCGTCTTCTTCGGGATGAAGGGGGCTCGAGCTCTGTACGAACCGCTGGTCAATCAGTACCTCAACGACCGGTCGGCGTCGGTCGGTCGCGCCACCGTCCTCAGCGCCGCGTCGATGGGATACGCACTCGTGCGCGTCCCGTTGAAACCGCTCGCGGGCTTCGTCGCGGACCTGACCTCGCCGATCACGTTACTGGCGCTCCTCGGTGGGGGCTTTCTCGCGTTCGCACTCCCGCTGGTAGCCCTTCGGTCCCCGATCCCCGAAACCGCGTGCTCGAGCGAGGAACGGCCACCGCTCCAGGACGCGCCGGTCGATGGACAGCAATCGGGTCGAGACTGA
- a CDS encoding UPF0058 family protein: MRKQELIHLHALAVELRKDVTEHETVPPDAFEEYDRYGIAPTSIHYNKPRHKESLLLLLDGICRTVGRPPTQDLPDGMR, translated from the coding sequence ATGCGTAAACAGGAACTCATCCATTTACACGCTCTCGCAGTCGAACTCCGCAAGGACGTAACCGAACACGAGACGGTGCCGCCGGACGCGTTCGAGGAGTACGATCGGTACGGGATCGCTCCGACGTCGATTCACTACAACAAGCCTCGTCACAAAGAGAGTCTGCTGTTGCTTCTGGACGGAATTTGTCGCACTGTCGGTCGGCCGCCGACGCAGGACCTCCCCGACGGGATGCGGTGA
- a CDS encoding HalOD1 output domain-containing protein codes for MSSQLDHAPQGEMGLDSTDDETDALTGELVQAIAALEEVPETDVGPLYESVELESVVTLLRHASAHDSTVNVEFEHEGYTITIGSDGTVRIYEGDPQIGQPNESA; via the coding sequence ATGAGCAGTCAACTCGATCACGCACCCCAAGGAGAGATGGGACTCGACTCGACGGACGACGAAACGGACGCGTTGACGGGAGAACTCGTCCAGGCAATCGCGGCCCTCGAGGAGGTGCCCGAGACCGACGTCGGACCGTTGTACGAATCCGTCGAACTGGAATCGGTCGTGACGCTGCTGCGTCACGCGAGCGCGCACGATTCGACGGTCAATGTCGAATTCGAACACGAGGGCTACACCATCACCATCGGTTCCGACGGAACCGTTCGAATTTACGAGGGAGACCCACAGATCGGCCAGCCGAACGAATCTGCGTGA
- a CDS encoding ATP-dependent helicase, translated as MDGDESSHSTSPSLPPALESADVADWDVFELLEPAVQAWWLEAFGEYVPENGGFFTPPQRGAIPKIHAGTNTLICAPTGSGKTLASFTAIIDELFKRDRDGDGLENAVYCLYVSPLKSLANDIHRNLEVPLEGIESIVEERGDSMGEIRHAIRHGDTSSSERQAMLETTPHVLNTTPETLAILLNAPKFREKLRNVEYVIVDEIHSLAANKRGTHLSVSLERLEALVDHDVTRIGCSATIEPLSQVAEFLVGCEPSSEPGSGADSAVDSETDLEPEGERTPRDYDIVDARFAREFDLRLECPADDLINTSRDLVQDRFYRLLHEHIQNHTNTLVFTNTRSGAERVLHTLRERFDAYDEDNSGCHHGSLSKDVRHRVEGKLKAGDLNVVTSSTSLELGIDMPHVDLVVQVGSPKSVAALLQRVGRAGHRVGQTVTGRVIALDRDELLECAVMLKKAQEGFVDSVSIPENAQDVAAQQVYGMAIAEIRPEREVLEILRRAYPYRRYGDDDWEQLLAYLTAEYAGMEDRNVYAKVWRDANDPPDGEHHYPEYPVGEVLMGKRGRLARVIYMTNVGTIPDSFTCDVYTRADSAWVGQLDEGYLDTLEKGDVFVLGGDHFEYRYRRGSKVYVDRTRARPTVPSWYSERLPLSSDMGREILAFQRTLLEHYDEGGSSRVRAWLRQFPLDDSSVRALSRLFDYQIRYAGVGSVSTPDRLAIEVERDRDEYERHYYVHSCYGRRVNDGLSRLLAYRCAQEATADVRVAVADNGFVLSMPLNRKVDLEGILDDLEADDVRPDLRSALSGTDLLQRYFRINATRSLMILKRYKGYEKSASEQQVSSEMLLGFAEGLEDFAVIEETYRELLEDKLNVTEIEGIVSRLQSGELGVSRRLVDSPTPRAFGLATLSASDVVLAEDESAVLQAFHEHVLEEIGEGALASSSESR; from the coding sequence ATGGATGGGGACGAGTCGTCGCACTCGACGAGCCCGTCGTTGCCGCCCGCACTCGAGTCGGCAGACGTCGCTGACTGGGACGTCTTCGAGTTACTCGAGCCGGCAGTTCAGGCGTGGTGGCTCGAGGCGTTCGGCGAGTACGTCCCCGAGAACGGCGGGTTCTTCACCCCACCACAGCGCGGCGCCATCCCGAAGATTCACGCGGGAACGAACACGCTGATCTGTGCGCCGACAGGCTCCGGGAAGACGCTGGCGTCGTTTACGGCGATTATCGACGAACTCTTCAAGCGCGACCGGGACGGCGACGGACTCGAGAACGCGGTGTACTGTCTGTACGTCTCGCCGCTGAAGTCGCTGGCCAACGACATCCACCGGAACCTTGAGGTCCCGCTCGAGGGAATCGAATCGATCGTCGAAGAGCGGGGCGACTCGATGGGCGAGATTCGCCACGCGATTCGTCACGGCGACACCAGTTCGAGCGAGCGCCAGGCGATGCTCGAGACGACGCCCCACGTCCTCAACACGACGCCGGAGACGCTGGCGATCTTGCTCAACGCACCGAAGTTCCGCGAGAAACTGCGTAACGTGGAGTACGTCATCGTCGACGAGATTCACTCGCTGGCGGCGAACAAACGCGGGACGCACCTCTCGGTGAGCCTCGAGCGACTCGAGGCACTGGTCGATCACGACGTCACGCGGATCGGCTGTTCGGCGACAATCGAGCCTCTCTCGCAGGTCGCAGAATTTCTGGTCGGCTGTGAACCGTCGAGCGAGCCGGGATCCGGCGCCGATTCTGCGGTCGATTCGGAGACCGATTTGGAACCCGAGGGTGAACGAACCCCCCGAGACTACGACATCGTCGACGCCCGCTTCGCCCGCGAGTTCGACCTCCGCCTCGAGTGCCCTGCCGACGACCTGATCAACACCTCGCGAGACCTCGTCCAGGACCGGTTCTACCGACTCTTACACGAGCACATCCAGAATCACACCAATACGCTGGTCTTCACGAACACGCGTTCGGGTGCCGAGCGCGTGTTGCACACGCTTCGCGAGCGGTTCGACGCCTACGACGAGGACAACTCGGGGTGTCACCACGGGAGCCTCTCGAAGGACGTTCGTCATCGGGTCGAAGGAAAGCTCAAAGCGGGCGACCTGAACGTGGTGACGTCCTCGACCAGCCTCGAACTGGGCATCGACATGCCCCACGTCGACCTCGTCGTACAGGTCGGCTCGCCGAAGTCCGTCGCCGCGTTGCTCCAGCGCGTCGGACGGGCGGGCCACCGGGTCGGCCAGACCGTCACGGGTCGAGTGATCGCCCTCGACCGGGACGAGTTGCTCGAGTGTGCGGTCATGCTCAAGAAGGCCCAGGAGGGCTTTGTCGACTCCGTGTCGATCCCCGAGAACGCCCAGGACGTCGCCGCCCAGCAGGTCTACGGGATGGCGATCGCCGAGATTCGACCGGAACGGGAGGTGCTCGAGATCCTGCGGCGGGCGTATCCCTACCGGCGCTACGGCGACGACGACTGGGAGCAACTCCTGGCGTACCTCACGGCCGAGTACGCCGGTATGGAGGACCGGAACGTCTACGCGAAGGTCTGGCGGGACGCGAACGATCCGCCCGACGGCGAGCACCACTACCCCGAGTACCCCGTCGGCGAGGTGCTGATGGGCAAACGTGGTCGACTCGCCCGCGTCATCTACATGACCAACGTCGGTACGATTCCGGACTCATTCACCTGCGACGTCTACACGCGCGCCGATAGCGCGTGGGTCGGCCAGCTCGACGAGGGCTACCTGGACACTCTCGAGAAGGGCGACGTGTTCGTCCTCGGCGGCGATCACTTCGAGTACCGCTACCGGCGCGGATCGAAGGTGTACGTCGACCGGACGAGGGCACGGCCGACGGTGCCGTCCTGGTACTCCGAGCGCCTGCCGCTCTCCTCGGACATGGGCCGCGAGATCCTCGCGTTCCAGCGGACGCTCCTCGAGCACTACGACGAGGGCGGCTCCTCGCGCGTCCGCGCCTGGCTTCGCCAGTTCCCGCTGGACGACTCGAGCGTCCGTGCGCTGTCCCGACTGTTCGACTACCAGATTCGCTACGCGGGCGTCGGGAGCGTGAGCACGCCCGATCGGCTCGCCATCGAGGTCGAACGCGACCGCGACGAGTACGAGCGCCACTACTACGTCCACTCCTGTTACGGCCGTCGCGTCAACGACGGCCTCTCGAGACTGCTCGCCTACCGGTGTGCCCAGGAGGCGACGGCGGACGTCCGCGTCGCCGTCGCCGACAACGGGTTCGTCCTCTCGATGCCCCTGAACCGGAAGGTCGATCTCGAGGGTATTCTCGACGACCTCGAGGCCGACGACGTGCGCCCGGACCTGCGAAGCGCGCTGTCGGGAACCGACCTCCTCCAGCGGTACTTCCGGATCAACGCCACGCGCTCATTGATGATCCTCAAGCGGTACAAGGGCTACGAGAAGTCCGCCAGCGAGCAACAGGTCTCGAGCGAGATGCTGCTCGGGTTCGCCGAGGGCCTCGAGGACTTCGCCGTCATCGAGGAAACCTACCGCGAACTCCTCGAGGACAAGTTGAACGTCACAGAGATCGAAGGCATCGTCTCTCGCCTCCAGTCGGGCGAACTCGGGGTCTCGAGACGGCTCGTCGACTCGCCGACGCCGCGCGCGTTCGGCCTGGCGACGCTCTCAGCGAGCGACGTGGTGCTGGCCGAAGACGAGAGCGCCGTCTTGCAAGCGTTTCACGAACACGTCCTGGAGGAGATCGGCGAGGGTGCGCTCGCCTCTTCGTCCGAAAGTCGATAG
- a CDS encoding DUF7504 family protein: MQTESGTGVSDGVTFAQALDRLKRNGSTVLVVGSSEQAAHEVACQRLLGTHTDSERHRLAVTARDATYRGHGCVCESTDARTRHIEHTVQPAQEPTIDMAGQPLATLGTDVIDAIREIESTEDGLDPAELRVCVDSIVPLLSEYDPEDVFKLLHITTTTVKSTTGMGHFHLPLARDHDAVNLFEPLFDAVVEVRRRDGRVEQRWHLRDYNVQSEWLEL, encoded by the coding sequence ATGCAGACTGAGTCAGGTACCGGTGTGTCAGACGGCGTCACCTTCGCGCAGGCGCTCGACCGACTCAAACGGAACGGAAGTACTGTACTGGTCGTCGGGAGCAGCGAGCAAGCGGCACACGAAGTCGCGTGTCAGCGCTTGCTCGGGACGCACACCGATAGCGAACGCCATCGGCTCGCCGTGACGGCTCGAGACGCGACGTACCGCGGCCACGGCTGTGTCTGTGAGTCCACGGACGCACGGACGCGTCACATCGAACACACCGTCCAACCAGCACAGGAACCGACCATCGATATGGCCGGTCAGCCGCTCGCTACCCTCGGAACGGACGTCATTGACGCGATTCGAGAAATCGAGTCGACGGAAGACGGGCTCGATCCTGCCGAACTGCGTGTCTGCGTCGACTCGATCGTCCCGTTGCTGAGCGAGTATGACCCCGAGGACGTGTTCAAACTGCTCCACATCACGACCACCACCGTCAAAAGTACGACGGGAATGGGCCACTTTCACCTCCCGCTGGCGCGCGATCACGACGCGGTCAACCTGTTCGAACCGCTGTTCGACGCGGTCGTCGAGGTCCGACGCCGCGACGGTCGCGTCGAACAACGGTGGCACCTTCGTGACTACAACGTCCAGAGTGAGTGGCTCGAACTGTAG
- a CDS encoding DUF7547 family protein has product MDDRDDRNDRDDLAEALRELSATLNALRDELEDGARSRNRRRRQFPLRPPTPGELARFGDEVAIPALITTLEANIRALEALRRGLKIARGQRAVRDAATDAADRTVDRSSELRETTLTHLDRALRELQDAVSGDADEVGVEVDDRTRTLLEDARRLRDDIDQRLAERVNRGGESGSNSRSQPYRIDIQSGDDNQRPASDQRFVRNEDGDRDDGDDLPEESTDPGVDVDAELETLRDRYGASNEDETDESSPAGKDGDSADDGSSNGSIDDEGNGNENNGDDRDGRDEDADD; this is encoded by the coding sequence ATGGACGACCGCGACGACCGTAACGACCGCGACGACCTCGCCGAAGCGCTTCGGGAGTTGAGCGCGACGCTGAACGCGCTCCGCGACGAACTCGAGGACGGCGCTCGATCCCGGAACCGCCGCCGACGGCAATTCCCGTTGCGGCCGCCGACGCCGGGCGAACTCGCTCGGTTCGGTGACGAAGTCGCGATTCCAGCCCTGATCACCACCCTCGAGGCGAACATCCGTGCGCTCGAGGCTCTCAGGCGCGGACTAAAGATCGCTCGAGGCCAGCGAGCGGTTCGCGACGCCGCGACGGACGCCGCCGATCGGACGGTCGACCGCTCGAGCGAACTCCGGGAGACCACGCTCACGCACCTCGACCGCGCGCTTCGAGAGCTGCAGGACGCCGTCTCGGGCGACGCCGACGAAGTCGGGGTCGAGGTCGACGACCGGACACGAACGTTGCTCGAGGATGCCAGACGGCTTCGCGACGATATCGACCAGCGACTGGCAGAGCGCGTCAACCGGGGAGGAGAATCTGGGTCGAACTCGAGATCTCAGCCCTACCGGATCGACATTCAGTCCGGGGACGACAACCAGCGACCCGCGAGTGACCAGCGGTTTGTGAGGAACGAGGATGGAGATCGCGACGACGGCGACGACCTCCCAGAGGAATCCACCGACCCCGGCGTCGACGTCGACGCCGAACTCGAGACGTTGCGAGACCGGTATGGCGCCTCGAACGAGGACGAAACGGACGAATCCTCGCCGGCAGGGAAGGACGGCGACTCGGCGGACGACGGCTCGAGTAACGGTTCGATTGACGACGAAGGAAACGGCAACGAAAACAACGGAGACGACAGAGACGGCAGAGACGAAGACGCCGACGACTAG